In Elusimicrobium sp., the genomic stretch TAATTCCTTTATACAACCGTTCCAGTTCGGGTTTCAACAGGTTCGGCGGTACATTTCCTACTTTCAACAATTGTTCGTTGAAGAACGCTTCGTTGAAGTTTTTACCGTATTTTTTATGATATTTGGCGTGTTCGGTTTCCAATGCTTCCAACCCGGCCAGGTAACTGACAGATTTGCCGGGTTCGGCCGCAAGTTGTTTTAACATTTCTTCGGCTTCTTTTTGCTCGAAGGCATTTTCTTGCACGAGGAAGTTAATGGCATCGGTGTAAGAGAAAGCCTGCGTGTGGAGTTTTGCGTCCAACAAAGCCATGATTGCGCGGCGGTAGTCGGCCCAGGTTAAGAACAAGAGTTCTTCGTCCGTCAGGATATAGCCCTGTTCTTTGGCTTGGTGTTGCGCGTAAGCACTCCAACCGTTCGCCAGGGAAGCGGAAGGATAGAAACGGCGGATATCCGAAAGATTTTTGCTGGAAAGGGCTTGATAGTAGCGGCCGGGAATCAGTTCGCCGCTGAGCATCAATTTGCGTACAGGCGTATTGAAATCGCGCTTTAATTGTTCTTCTTTGGCCAATTGGTTTCCGGCGGGTAAACGCAGGAAGAAGTCCGCCGCTTCGGTTACTTGTTCCCCATAGAAAGGTTGGAATAAATAGGCCTTGGAATAAGTGTAGAACTGCGGCATGGGTTTAACGGAAAAATTCACCGGGCCGGCAGGTAAAGCCCCTTTTTGGGCAAAGAAATTGGCCAGTTGGTTAGCATCTTTTTCCAAGGCTTCCACCGGGTCTTCTTGTTCCGTGGCGGAAACGGCGCGTTTGGCTACTACATAAAAACTTTGAGCCGTGGGGGGAACATAGGCTTGTTTTTTCTTTTTAGCCGGTTTTTTGTCCTCCACTTCTTCCACGGTCGGCTGATCGTTCAGGCCGTCAATAACGGTTACTTCTTCTTCGGCTTCCGCCGCTTCCATTTGGAAGGGGGTTAATTGTTCGGCCAAGGCTTTTTGGGTGTCGGAGAAATTCT encodes the following:
- a CDS encoding DUF885 domain-containing protein, which produces MNTKKLLGFLVACVCAFGTFTLHAQEFSFEDIDALLEGNVLTDASNRYSSVILSFFPERATRMGYTSANAKLDERSPRNTSQALAALRGVQELANTVKAQKLSPAKQVDLEMLKNALAADIFVLEQNPVVTNPLYYTQAIDAIYDVLLLPYPTEEKRREDLIARVDALPQVAQSARENLAQPPTFLSQQAMEKAYYAYLSFEEIAVAMLEGVEDEFKIQEIKQQGRDAKKALRDMFDLFKQLSQDKNLQDFRLGEKMYARVLKNRYQVDEPTAKLIKKLEKNFSDTQKALAEQLTPFQMEAAEAEEEVTVIDGLNDQPTVEEVEDKKPAKKKKQAYVPPTAQSFYVVAKRAVSATEQEDPVEALEKDANQLANFFAQKGALPAGPVNFSVKPMPQFYTYSKAYLFQPFYGEQVTEAADFFLRLPAGNQLAKEEQLKRDFNTPVRKLMLSGELIPGRYYQALSSKNLSDIRRFYPSASLANGWSAYAQHQAKEQGYILTDEELLFLTWADYRRAIMALLDAKLHTQAFSYTDAINFLVQENAFEQKEAEEMLKQLAAEPGKSVSYLAGLEALETEHAKYHKKYGKNFNEAFFNEQLLKVGNVPPNLLKPELERLYKGIK